In the genome of Xenopus laevis strain J_2021 chromosome 1S, Xenopus_laevis_v10.1, whole genome shotgun sequence, one region contains:
- the fst.S gene encoding follistatin-like isoform X2 — MLNERIQPGFILLLTVSLCHFMEHRAVQAGNCWLQQLKNGRCQVLYRTDLSKEECCKTGRLGTSWTQEDVPNSTLFKWMIFHGGAPHCIPCKETCENVDCGPGKKCKMNKKNKPRCVCSPDCSNITWKGSVCGIDGKTYKDECALLKARCKGVPELDVQYQGKCKKTCRDVLCPGSSTCVVDQTNNAYCVTCNRICPDPSSPDQYLCGNDGITYSSACHLRKATCLLGRSIGLAYEGKCIKAKSCEDIECSAGKKCLWDSRVGRGRCALCNDLCGESKSDDTVCASDNTTYPSECAMKQAACSSGVLLEVKHSGSCNW; from the exons ATGTTAAATGAAAGGATCCAGCCGGGCTTCATTTTGCTCCTGACGGTGTCCCTGTGTCATTTCATGGAACATCGCGCAGTCCAAG CTGGGAATTGCTGGCTGCAGCAGTTGAAGAATGGCCGATGTCAGGTTCTCTACAGGACTGATCTGAGCAAGGAGGAATGCTGCAAGACTGGCAGGCTGGGCACCTCGTGGACACAAGAGGATGTACCCAACAGCACCCTCTTCAAATGGATGATATTTCATGGAGGGGCCCCACATTGCATCCCCTGCAAAG AAACGTGTGAGAACGTAGACTGTGGCCCTGGGAAGAAATGTAAGATGAACAAGAAGAACAAGCCAAGGTGTGTCTGCTCTCCGGATTGTTCCAACATTACCTGGAAAGGTTCAGTGTGCGGAATAGATGGCAAAACCTATAAGGATGAGTGTGCTTTGCTCAAAGCCAGATGTAAAGGGGTCCCGGAGCTGGATGTGCAGTATCAAGGGAAATGCAAAA aGACTTGCAGGGACGTGCTGTGTCCAGGCAGCTCCACGTGTGTGGTGGATCAGACCAATAACGCCTACTGTGTGACTTGTAATCGGATTTGCCCGGATCCTTCCtcccctgatcaatatctgtgCGGGAATGATGGAATAACCTATAGCAGTGCGTGCCACTTGAGGAAGGCTACCTGCCTGCTGGGCAGATCCATTGGATTAGCCTACGAGGGGAAATGCATAA AGGCCAAGTCTTGTGAAGATATTGAGTGCAGCGCTGGAAAGAAATGTCTGTGGGACAGTAGAGTGGGTAGAGGTCGCTGTGCGCTGTGCAATGATCTGTGTGGAGAGAGCAAGTCAGACGATACAGTGTGCGCCAGCGATAACACGACCTACCCAAGCGAGTGCGCAATGAAACAGGCTGCCTGCTCCTCGGGGGTTCTGTTGGAAGTCAAACACAGTGGATCTTGCAACT ggtag
- the fst.S gene encoding follistatin-like isoform X1 — MLNERIQPGFILLLTVSLCHFMEHRAVQAGNCWLQQLKNGRCQVLYRTDLSKEECCKTGRLGTSWTQEDVPNSTLFKWMIFHGGAPHCIPCKETCENVDCGPGKKCKMNKKNKPRCVCSPDCSNITWKGSVCGIDGKTYKDECALLKARCKGVPELDVQYQGKCKKTCRDVLCPGSSTCVVDQTNNAYCVTCNRICPDPSSPDQYLCGNDGITYSSACHLRKATCLLGRSIGLAYEGKCIKAKSCEDIECSAGKKCLWDSRVGRGRCALCNDLCGESKSDDTVCASDNTTYPSECAMKQAACSSGVLLEVKHSGSCNSIVEDTEEEEEEEDYSFIISSW, encoded by the exons ATGTTAAATGAAAGGATCCAGCCGGGCTTCATTTTGCTCCTGACGGTGTCCCTGTGTCATTTCATGGAACATCGCGCAGTCCAAG CTGGGAATTGCTGGCTGCAGCAGTTGAAGAATGGCCGATGTCAGGTTCTCTACAGGACTGATCTGAGCAAGGAGGAATGCTGCAAGACTGGCAGGCTGGGCACCTCGTGGACACAAGAGGATGTACCCAACAGCACCCTCTTCAAATGGATGATATTTCATGGAGGGGCCCCACATTGCATCCCCTGCAAAG AAACGTGTGAGAACGTAGACTGTGGCCCTGGGAAGAAATGTAAGATGAACAAGAAGAACAAGCCAAGGTGTGTCTGCTCTCCGGATTGTTCCAACATTACCTGGAAAGGTTCAGTGTGCGGAATAGATGGCAAAACCTATAAGGATGAGTGTGCTTTGCTCAAAGCCAGATGTAAAGGGGTCCCGGAGCTGGATGTGCAGTATCAAGGGAAATGCAAAA aGACTTGCAGGGACGTGCTGTGTCCAGGCAGCTCCACGTGTGTGGTGGATCAGACCAATAACGCCTACTGTGTGACTTGTAATCGGATTTGCCCGGATCCTTCCtcccctgatcaatatctgtgCGGGAATGATGGAATAACCTATAGCAGTGCGTGCCACTTGAGGAAGGCTACCTGCCTGCTGGGCAGATCCATTGGATTAGCCTACGAGGGGAAATGCATAA AGGCCAAGTCTTGTGAAGATATTGAGTGCAGCGCTGGAAAGAAATGTCTGTGGGACAGTAGAGTGGGTAGAGGTCGCTGTGCGCTGTGCAATGATCTGTGTGGAGAGAGCAAGTCAGACGATACAGTGTGCGCCAGCGATAACACGACCTACCCAAGCGAGTGCGCAATGAAACAGGCTGCCTGCTCCTCGGGGGTTCTGTTGGAAGTCAAACACAGTGGATCTTGCAACT CCATTGTCGAAGAtacagaggaggaagaagaggaagaggacTACAGTTTTATCATATCTTCATGGTAA
- the fst.S gene encoding follistatin-like isoform X4 encodes MLNERIQPGFILLLTVSLCHFMEHRAVQETCENVDCGPGKKCKMNKKNKPRCVCSPDCSNITWKGSVCGIDGKTYKDECALLKARCKGVPELDVQYQGKCKKTCRDVLCPGSSTCVVDQTNNAYCVTCNRICPDPSSPDQYLCGNDGITYSSACHLRKATCLLGRSIGLAYEGKCIKAKSCEDIECSAGKKCLWDSRVGRGRCALCNDLCGESKSDDTVCASDNTTYPSECAMKQAACSSGVLLEVKHSGSCNSIVEDTEEEEEEEDYSFIISSW; translated from the exons ATGTTAAATGAAAGGATCCAGCCGGGCTTCATTTTGCTCCTGACGGTGTCCCTGTGTCATTTCATGGAACATCGCGCAGTCCAAG AAACGTGTGAGAACGTAGACTGTGGCCCTGGGAAGAAATGTAAGATGAACAAGAAGAACAAGCCAAGGTGTGTCTGCTCTCCGGATTGTTCCAACATTACCTGGAAAGGTTCAGTGTGCGGAATAGATGGCAAAACCTATAAGGATGAGTGTGCTTTGCTCAAAGCCAGATGTAAAGGGGTCCCGGAGCTGGATGTGCAGTATCAAGGGAAATGCAAAA aGACTTGCAGGGACGTGCTGTGTCCAGGCAGCTCCACGTGTGTGGTGGATCAGACCAATAACGCCTACTGTGTGACTTGTAATCGGATTTGCCCGGATCCTTCCtcccctgatcaatatctgtgCGGGAATGATGGAATAACCTATAGCAGTGCGTGCCACTTGAGGAAGGCTACCTGCCTGCTGGGCAGATCCATTGGATTAGCCTACGAGGGGAAATGCATAA AGGCCAAGTCTTGTGAAGATATTGAGTGCAGCGCTGGAAAGAAATGTCTGTGGGACAGTAGAGTGGGTAGAGGTCGCTGTGCGCTGTGCAATGATCTGTGTGGAGAGAGCAAGTCAGACGATACAGTGTGCGCCAGCGATAACACGACCTACCCAAGCGAGTGCGCAATGAAACAGGCTGCCTGCTCCTCGGGGGTTCTGTTGGAAGTCAAACACAGTGGATCTTGCAACT CCATTGTCGAAGAtacagaggaggaagaagaggaagaggacTACAGTTTTATCATATCTTCATGGTAA
- the fst.S gene encoding follistatin-like isoform X3 — MLNERIQPGFILLLTVSLCHFMEHRAVQAGNCWLQQLKNGRCQVLYRTDLSKEECCKTGRLGTSWTQEDVPNSTLFKWMIFHGGAPHCIPCKETCENVDCGPGKKCKMNKKNKPRCVCSPDCSNITWKGSVCGIDGKTYKDECALLKARCKGVPELDVQYQGKCKKTCRDVLCPGSSTCVVDQTNNAYCVTCNRICPDPSSPDQYLCGNDGITYSSACHLRKATCLLGRSIGLAYEGKCIKAKSCEDIECSAGKKCLWDSRVGRGRCALCNDLCGESKSDDTVCASDNTTYPSECAMKQAACSSGVLLEVKHSGSCN, encoded by the exons ATGTTAAATGAAAGGATCCAGCCGGGCTTCATTTTGCTCCTGACGGTGTCCCTGTGTCATTTCATGGAACATCGCGCAGTCCAAG CTGGGAATTGCTGGCTGCAGCAGTTGAAGAATGGCCGATGTCAGGTTCTCTACAGGACTGATCTGAGCAAGGAGGAATGCTGCAAGACTGGCAGGCTGGGCACCTCGTGGACACAAGAGGATGTACCCAACAGCACCCTCTTCAAATGGATGATATTTCATGGAGGGGCCCCACATTGCATCCCCTGCAAAG AAACGTGTGAGAACGTAGACTGTGGCCCTGGGAAGAAATGTAAGATGAACAAGAAGAACAAGCCAAGGTGTGTCTGCTCTCCGGATTGTTCCAACATTACCTGGAAAGGTTCAGTGTGCGGAATAGATGGCAAAACCTATAAGGATGAGTGTGCTTTGCTCAAAGCCAGATGTAAAGGGGTCCCGGAGCTGGATGTGCAGTATCAAGGGAAATGCAAAA aGACTTGCAGGGACGTGCTGTGTCCAGGCAGCTCCACGTGTGTGGTGGATCAGACCAATAACGCCTACTGTGTGACTTGTAATCGGATTTGCCCGGATCCTTCCtcccctgatcaatatctgtgCGGGAATGATGGAATAACCTATAGCAGTGCGTGCCACTTGAGGAAGGCTACCTGCCTGCTGGGCAGATCCATTGGATTAGCCTACGAGGGGAAATGCATAA AGGCCAAGTCTTGTGAAGATATTGAGTGCAGCGCTGGAAAGAAATGTCTGTGGGACAGTAGAGTGGGTAGAGGTCGCTGTGCGCTGTGCAATGATCTGTGTGGAGAGAGCAAGTCAGACGATACAGTGTGCGCCAGCGATAACACGACCTACCCAAGCGAGTGCGCAATGAAACAGGCTGCCTGCTCCTCGGGGGTTCTGTTGGAAGTCAAACACAGTGGATCTTGCAACT GA